Within the Immundisolibacter sp. genome, the region AGCATTTGCCTGCCAGGTCGCCTTGACCGGCAATACCCCGTCAACAGCTTCGCCTACGCGGATGTTCGTCACCAGATGGCAAGTGCGAGGCAAAGGCGTCGACGCCGACGACATGCCGGACTTGATGCGCCAGATGCGGTCTTCGAGACCATTACGGTCGTTGTAGTAGGTCAGTGAGATTTCGCTGGTCGGGTCCTGCGTCAACTCATGCTCACTGTCCCAGGCCGGCATCCAGTACTCGACGTCGGTGGTGAACAAGGCCAGCCAATCATCCCAACGCTTTTCGTCAAGCGCCGCCGCCTCCTCGAATAGCAGGGCCAAAACCTTGGAATACTGATCACTCATGGATGGTCTCTCCTGGACTCTAGATATGTTTGAATTTTGGCGTCGGAAAAGGCGTTGGATGCTAGCGGATACGGCCGCGACTGTCCACGCTCACCAGGCAGTCCAGCCGCCGTCGTTGGCGATGATTTGGCCGGTCATGAAGCCCGAGGCATCGCTGGCCAGGTACAGGCACAGCCCTGCCAGTTCCTCGGGCTGGGCAGTCCGGCCCATCGGCGTGCGCGCCTCGATGCCGGCCAGAAACGCCTGCAACTGCTCGGGTTGCCAGCTGCCCAACGACTCCCGGCCGAGCTGGGTGCCCAGGTGCCAGCCCGGAGCAATGGCGTTGAAGCGAATGCCATCCGCCGCGTACTCCACCGCCGCCTGCCGCGTGAAACCGACCACCGCACCCTTGGATGCGGAATAGTTGGCGGCCACCGCCGGCAATTCGGGAGTGACGCCCACCAGGGCCGCCACGGATGCCAGATTGATTACCGAACCCTTGCCGGCACGCAGCATCAGGGGCAGACAGGCCCGCGTCACCAGGAACACGCCGCGGGTGTTGACCGCGTGCAGCCGGTCCCAGTCCGCCACCGGCATCTCGTGGACGCGGGCGGTGCGGGTAGCGATGCCGGCGTTGTTCACCAGGACATCGAGCCGCCCGCCCGCTTGCAGCGCGCGCGCGAGCACATCGACCGACTCCACATCCGCCACATCCACCGCCCGCGCCTCGGCCTGCCCGCCGGCCGCGGCGATCAGGTCCGCGGTCTCCCGGGCGCCACCAAGGTCAAGGTCCGCGCAGCACACGCGCGCGCCGGCCACCGCCAGCACCTGCGCAAAGACGCGGCCCAATCCACCACCCGCGCCGGTGACCAGAGCCAGCCGGCCATCCAGCCGGAACATATCCAAGCTGATACTCATACGGTCTCCAGGCAACAGAAATCAGGACTCCTGGCCGTCACGTAATCCGACTCGCTTACTGGGCTGTAAAGCCACCATCGATGGGGATGATCGAGCCGGTAATGAAACCGGCCTCGTCGGACGACAGAAAAGCCACCAGATTAGCCACCTCGGACGGTTCCGCGCCACGTCCAAGCGGCGTCATGCCCAGGGCCATCTGCAGAAACTGCGGCCCGATGCGTTCCACCATCGGCGTCAGGACCAGGCCCGGGCAAATGGCGTTGGCGCGAATGCCCTGACGTGCGTAGGTCACCGCCAGGGCGCGCGTGAGCGAGATCACCGCGCCCTTTGACGCGCTGTAAGAGTGCAGCCCCGGGCCACCGATCAGCCCACCGATGGACGAGGTGCTGGTAATGACCCCGCCGCCACCGCGCAGCATGCTCTGAATGGCGTGCTTGGCAACCAGGAATACGCCGCGGGTGTTGACCGCCTGGATGCGATCCCAGTTATCCACGCTCAGCTCGTCGCTGTTGCCGTCGTGGTCTTCGATGCCGGCGTTGTTGAACAGAATCCGCACCGGGCCGTAGGCCTGCTCGGTACGCACGGCCATGGCCACCACGCTCGCCTCGTCGGTGACATCGCACTGGCAGGCAAATGCTTCACCGCCTACGGCACGGATGCTCGCCAGCGTCCTTTGGTTGCCAGCCTCATCCACATCCGCCAGGCATACACACGCGCCCTCGGCAGCCAGGCGCAGCGCCGTGGCTTGCCCCATACCACTGGCAGCACCGGTAACGATGGCACTGCGGCCATTGAATCTGCTCTCCATGCACGCCTCCATGGAAATCGCTTCATTCAGAACATCGGAATAACGTTCAGGTCCGTGCCGCGTGCGAACCAGCGGCCGCCGCAACCGAACAGCCGTTCAGCACGATCACACTATAGCCCACCCCCGACAGCGAGAAACGTCACGTCAAATGCAAACCGCCCCGCCGGAGGCGTACTTCGGCGGGGCGGTTTACCCATTACTCGGCGCTCGCGTTCGCCATCGCATGGATACTAGATCGGCGTCACCATCAGGGTCTGGATGCGATTGGTATCGAAGATGCACAGCTTTTCCTTGAAGCGCAGATCACCG harbors:
- a CDS encoding SDR family NAD(P)-dependent oxidoreductase encodes the protein MSISLDMFRLDGRLALVTGAGGGLGRVFAQVLAVAGARVCCADLDLGGARETADLIAAAGGQAEARAVDVADVESVDVLARALQAGGRLDVLVNNAGIATRTARVHEMPVADWDRLHAVNTRGVFLVTRACLPLMLRAGKGSVINLASVAALVGVTPELPAVAANYSASKGAVVGFTRQAAVEYAADGIRFNAIAPGWHLGTQLGRESLGSWQPEQLQAFLAGIEARTPMGRTAQPEELAGLCLYLASDASGFMTGQIIANDGGWTAW
- a CDS encoding aromatic-ring-hydroxylating dioxygenase subunit beta codes for the protein MSDQYSKVLALLFEEAAALDEKRWDDWLALFTTDVEYWMPAWDSEHELTQDPTSEISLTYYNDRNGLEDRIWRIKSGMSSASTPLPRTCHLVTNIRVGEAVDGVLPVKATWQANAYRNERTDSFYGTYEYGLREEQGKLVIARKKIVLMNDVIPSVVDIYNV
- a CDS encoding SDR family NAD(P)-dependent oxidoreductase, with the translated sequence MESRFNGRSAIVTGAASGMGQATALRLAAEGACVCLADVDEAGNQRTLASIRAVGGEAFACQCDVTDEASVVAMAVRTEQAYGPVRILFNNAGIEDHDGNSDELSVDNWDRIQAVNTRGVFLVAKHAIQSMLRGGGGVITSTSSIGGLIGGPGLHSYSASKGAVISLTRALAVTYARQGIRANAICPGLVLTPMVERIGPQFLQMALGMTPLGRGAEPSEVANLVAFLSSDEAGFITGSIIPIDGGFTAQ